Part of the Melopsittacus undulatus isolate bMelUnd1 chromosome Z, bMelUnd1.mat.Z, whole genome shotgun sequence genome is shown below.
GATACTGGGTAGGAAGGATTTGCATGCAGAAGATCAAAAGGCCTCACTGCAGGTGGGCTGTAACTCCCTCCACAGcaccctctgctcagcaccagcccgTTGTGCTAGAGCACACTGGAAATGATGAATCACACTGGGATGACTGTGGCACAATGGGAAGGCTGGGGCAAGCCCATGAGCACTTGGGTTCTGCTCCACCACCATGGTTCAGCACCATTTACCTCTTCTCAAATGCTTTCCTCTGGCCACCCCAACAAGGGGCagctcttctgttcctctgACTTTctgcaaacacatttaaaaaataaaaattaacccCCCCAATTTTCCTATCTCACAGCCCCTTCCTGGGCACAGCCCTACACATGGTCCATAAGGTAAACCAAAGCATGGAGAACAAACCCACTGCCTACAGCCCCAACCCCACAGACAGCTCTGCCAGGCTGAGAGCCAACAGCAGTGGTTTTAAGGAGAAAAGTTAAATTATGCCTTTATGAGTTCTGGGCTAAGTAGACATCCCTCAAGTAAGGATCTGCCTAGAGAGGGGTTGGAGGGCAGAGAGCCTGATAAGGGCAGAATATGGGACAGGACTCAGGGTCAGCAGAGATTTCTTTTAGCTCCTTTTCATGCTCATAGAGATTCTTCAGGTTTCTATCCAACAAGTAGAGCATAATGAAGATACATCTGCAGATCCTTCATCCATTGAGTCCTGCACACTCAGCTGGTGACACCAAGCTCAGTCCAAGGGTGACAATGAGCACTGAGATGGGATGAGGAGCCCCCGTACCCTGTATCTAACTTTCTCATCTCTACAGCCAGTTTGTTCAGCTTCATGTGTGAGATCAGTAAGGCTTTCCTTGGGCATACCAAGGCTTGGGCACACCAGGAGACTGGCTGAGTTGGGGCAGTGGAGTCTCACAGTGCAGTAGGTAAAGGTTGTGTGGTCACATGGAGAACATTCATGCATCTTCACATGGATTTGTAACCCTTCCCTACGAAACAGAGCACAGAGACACTTTCAGAGGAGACATTGTGGCCGTGAATTGCAGAAACAACTGAAGCTGAGGTGTcaccctctgcttcctccccaggGGGCTGGACTGTGCTCCAGGGTCACTAGGGacctgccagcagctcccatcaGTGCCCTAGTGGCAGCATCAGCCCCACATGCcgagggcaggaggagcaggaaggagcaggcagggagtggttagggagcaggaggagcaggcaggagatcaggaggagcagcagaagcaggcagggaacaggTAGGGAGCAGGAGGAGTAGGCAAGGAGCCGGCAGCCCCGTGGGGTCACCCGCGGAGCACCGTGCATGGGGAAGTGCACAACgccagcacacagcagagggACACCAAGGCACCAGGAAGCTCCTAAATCCACATGCCGGCTCTGCCGGTACCCTCTAGCAGCGCCCTCGGGTCACGAAGAGCCCCTGGGCACCTCTGGACTTCATGGCATGTCCCCAAGGCCGGTCCTTCGTCCCTCCCCGTTCCTCCTCCCCTGTCTGCAAGGGCCAGCCCCTTAAagttctcccctcccctccagccCTTGGCTGGACCTGCGTAAAAAATATCAAACGCTGTTTTGCTTGGAGACGTCCGGAGGATCCGGCCATGGGGAACGGCAGCACCAGGCTTGTGCTGCTGACGCTGtcactgctcctgcagcccgCGTCCCAGTTCTGGCTCTTCAACGTTCTCTTTCcacccaccaccaccccagAAGCTCCCCCGACCAACAGCACGCCACCCGTGGTACTTGGTAAGGTCACACCGGCATGGGCACCACATGGGGTACGGGTGGGAACCCCGGACCCAGCAGTGACACTGGCACACCAGAGGCTCTGCGGCTCTTGGGTGAGGGGGCCCTTTTCAGCCTGGAGTGGGAGCCATCAAGGAGAGGTGACACATGGCTCCCAGGTCCCCTCCAGTCCACTGGGCTGGGCATCCGCAGGGCTAGCTATGCTTGCCCAGAAGTAGGAGGACAAGCTGAGCACCTCAGAAAGCTAATGGGGCTCTAATATCTCAAAGCTGGCCCAGACTGTGTTTAAGGGCTTGCTTGGTTCTGGGAGGGCTCTGCTAGCAGCAGGATGGGGGCTGCAGCCCACCCtcatctgctgcttcccttggctgctgctgccagtgcatCCAGTACCCCTTGCCCCCCAAATCTCACTCCGTCCAGTATCACCCACCACCCCTGGCAATGGTGAACTGAAGGGCATCCATCTCTCATCCCACCCACTGTCCACCCTGCCCAGGGGATGGTGTAGAGGAGGTTGAACCAGGAGGTGAAATGAGAGGCTGGGGCATCACCTCGAGGAggtggaagcagcagcaccagctggtCCCTCTCTCTTGCATGGCTCTGCCTTCGTTTGCCCTTTGTGCCATCACGGGGGACAGGAGCTGGGGTTTTGCCATGAAACCTCTGCTGAGCAGAGTCGGggtttttactcttttttttctttgaatcaAGCTGAGTTTCCCCTTTAAAAGGAGAAGATTCAAAGCAGAACATCCCTGCTGCAATGCTGAGGGCTGACCCTGCCGACTGCCCTCCAAGAGGCACCAGAGAGCCGGGGACAGTGTCTGAAGCCCTCATGTCCAGAGGCGGGTCCTATTCAGCCATGGAGACCTGGGTGGCTGTCACCAGGGGCCTCTTCTCAGGGTAATCTGTGATGGTCGGAGCACCACCCCATGCCCCTACTGCCTCCTTGAGCCCCTGTCCCGTGCTCAGCTCTGTCTGGCTGCCCCACGTGCAACTCAGCATCCGTACATAGCCCATCCCCCTGGAGCGGGTGTCCCAGAAGCCCCCAGTGCCCTTGGGATCACCGATAACCCCTCTACCCACACAGACACTCCCTTAATAATTACCTAGTGTCCTCTGGAAGGGGAGGCAGAGCTCAGGCCATGTGCCAGGGCCGGGGGTGCTGGCTGTGCACCCTTGGGAGCCATCAGACCAGTCTGTCATCCCATTCTTCTCTCTGGCCAGGGAGATGTCCTCTGCCCACTTCTGGCCTGGGCTCTCCTATGCCAGGGTCCACTGGTCAGCCTGATTCCCAGCCACATGCTTTGAAGGCAGGATTAGACCCTCCAGGTATCCCTGAGGAGATGATACAGAGGTGAGGAAGCTGTGAAGCTTCCTTGAGGGAAGGGGGGTTGAAGGAAGCAACTTCTACATCTCCCCCTTTTGCATAGGACAAGGCTTTCAGAGCCTGCAGCCATGCCACTGTACCCCTTGGGCATGAATGTGCAACACTGTGAGTGCCAGGGTGAGATGAGAGAAAAACTCCAGGATGCCCTTGCACCCCAAAACACCAGCACCCATAGACCTCTGGGTGTAGGGGACACTCAAGGCTGTTGGGTACCATCCTGCTCAGGTGAGGGATGCAGCTCACCTGCATCCTTCAGCCCCAACACCAGGCAGCAAGGCTCCAAGCCCACCGTGCTTCTGGGGTTTCAAAACCACAGCGAAGCCTGAGTGTGGGTCcaagagcagcacagggcaggcaTCTACAGGGATTTTAGGCCATGAAGTGACTTGTGGTGTTTTTGGGAGAAGCATATTACACGGGTCATTGGTCAGAcagtgtctgcagcagcaaTGAAGGTCCACACCATCCCAGCTGTGTACTGCTGGCCAGTCCTCAGACCTGCTGGGGCCATGGGAGTCACCAGAGTGCTCCCAGCCCACCAGTCCCTTGCAGTCCTTTCAACTCATGTCCTCATCGTCAGGGCTAGCGCTGGCACCAGGAGCCAGTTCTTGGTTCCTGCACACCAGCTGGGAATACTTTCCATGGTGTCTGCCCCTGGCACAGGCACATATATCAAGGTGGCACTGGGATGCGTGTCCCATCCCTGCTTGGAATCACACTGAAGCTCCCTGAAGCAGATCAAATACCTGGGTGATAGTCACCCTCTATTGAGAGAGCACAGGTCACAACACATGAGGCTGTGAACTTGCTTGAAGCCACACTGTGTTTACCACACACTATTTGCACTAATTCCCACTGGATACGGTTCTGCTCAGCACCAAACCATTTCAGAGACCTTGTGCAGCCTGCATGGAGGGTTTAAAGTTCAGAAAAACAGTGTGTGGGCCTCAGGAGCCAGCACCGGGGTGACTTTCACCTCCCTGGGGACTCTGTTCACCTCGAGCTGTGCTGCTACCCCAGGACACAGTGCTGGAGGTTGGTAGAACGGGACAGCCCCATGCAGCACTCACTCGTTCCCCAGGCTACAGCTGGGAGAGGATATGGAAATTCAGCCAGGCAGGGGCAATAATCCAGGATGCTTTGTGCCGGTGGCAATTGGCACATTTGGATCAAGGGTAGAAGCTCTGGGGGTCACACTGTGAGAAAGGCAGCTTGAGGGATCCCTGAGGATGTGTTTTAGTGTCCATTCCATGCTCAGCTGCATCTTGGATCTGAACACCCTCACTCCTGAGCCGAGCAGAACATTCTCTAGGGatgctgctccagcccaggtATCCCCAGGCAGGCATCCCCATGGAAGTCCTTCCTGGGGGCAGGGAGAAGTGGGATGGGGTCTGTAGCTGTCTCTGCTCTCCCCCTGTGGTTCCTCCACAGTGCCTGGGTGTCTCGGGAACCAGCTGGAAGCGAAGCTGGACAAGCCAGATGTGGTGAACTGGATGTGCTACCGCAAAACTGAGGACTATTTCACCATCTGGCTCAACCTCAACACCTTCCTGCCAGTGGGAGTTGATTGCTGGATCGATAACACCAGGTAATACTCACCCCCATCCCAGGAGCTCCCAGGGAAATGACCTACCAGGGacctcccttccctctcctcccctgctGGCCATGACCTAGCACACAGAGAAACCCATGGGAACACCAGGATTGTTTGGGAACAAGCTGGCTGGCTCCTGCTCCAGTGCCCAGAACTTTCCCATAACATGTGCTCATGCCCAGCACAATGGAGATGCTGCCACCCTGCCTGGACACAGAGTGAGAGGTCTGCTGCAGTCTGCTCCATCAGAACCTCCTGTCCTGAGATGCCAGGCCATCAGCATGGATGCTGGTTTAGAAACAGTTGCCCAGGTCCAAGCTGCCACCAGTGATGtccatcccagccccatgtcatagaatcatagaatcatagaatggttggggttggaaacGACCCagagctcacccagttccaactccctgccatgggcagggactcctttcactagaccaggttgctccaagccacatctggcctggccttgaacactgccagggatggggcagccacagcttctcggcagcctgtgccagggcctcaccacctctacagtaaagaatttcttccttatacctaacctgaatttcccctgtttcagttttaacccattaccccttgtcctgtcactacagtccctgatgaagagtcccttcccagcatccctgtaggcccccttcaaatactggaagctgctatgaggtctccatgcagccttctcttctccagcctgaacagccccaactttctcagcctgtctttgtacaggagctgctccagcccctctggGGATGTGGCTCTTCTACTGCTTTCTGCCCTGTCCCCTCAGGGTGGTGTACAACCGAACCTCTCGGAAAATGTCCAATGCCCCGGGGGTGCACATCCGCGTGCCTGGCTTTGGCAAGACCTATTCCGTGGAATACTTGGATCAGAGCAAGCTGGCAGGTGAGAGGAGAACAGTCCTGTGGTGTCCAGGGATCTCACATGCTCGCTGCCGGTGTAGAGAGCCCAGTGCACATGCAAGTGAGGGACACTGGCCTCAGGGACACACTCCCTTCGAATGCTGGCAGGGGCCATGCATCATTGACCCCAGTGCATGTAGGGTCACCACCTCTGGCTGGAGCCACCAAGCTGTAGGTCTTACCAGAGAACACTGTGGCCCTGACCACAGTCAGGGTGGAAAAAATCGACAGGACACAGATCTCATTCCCACCTTTTTCTCTGCCCGTAGGTTACCTGCACACCCtggtgcagaacctggtgaaCAACGGCTATGTGAGGGACCAGACGATTCGAGCAGCTCCTTATGACTGGAGGGTTGGGCCCCGTGAGTCTGGGCTTTGGGGAGGGAAGCAGGGTGGCTGTCACGGGCTTGGTGAGCCGCTGGTAGGGGGAAACCCCTGGGCAGTAGCTGATGCCCATGAATGTATGACCACTGCACCCACATCTCTGTCTGGTCAGGGTTCCTAGGGCCAGCCTTAGAACCCTGTGGCCATAAATGAGGTGACCAAGAGCTTGTGTCTCTCTTGTCCACAGAGGAGCAGCCTGAATACTTTCAGAACCTGAAAGCACTCATTGAGGAGATGCATGATGAATACCAGCGCCGTGTCTTCCTCATCGCACACAGCATGGGCAACCTGAACATCCTCtacttcctgctgcagcagacacAAGCCTGGAAAGACCAGTACATTGGGGGCTTCATCTCCCTGGGTGCCCCATGGGGAGGGTCTGTCAAGCCCCTCCGTGTCCTGGCATCTGGTGGGTGACTGCAGCCActtctgggttttctttccctcctgcaCAAATGGAAGGGTGGTGGTGGGCAGGGAAAGGACACAGTGATTGAAAAGATGAGCGATACACAGCTGAAGGGTCTGTGGAGGCAGTACTTGTGCTctggtgctgatgctgctgctgcaccatGGAGGTTCCtaccacagccccagcagcaggagagtgTCCCAGGGCATGCTCTAGAGCTTGCTCTGGTTTCCATATTTGGAGTTGGTGGGTTTGTGTGTATGGAAAAATGTTGGGTCCACCTGCAGCCTGGCCGTATCCTTCCTTCTGCACAGTTCTTGCTAGACATCCTGCAGCACAACCTGAACCATGCAGCACAGGCTAGGGGTGCCAAGGCACCCATCCACAAACCTTGGGGTAGAGTAGCAGTGCAGGTCATGCTTGTCCCCCTCCCACCACCTCCCTAGGCATCTGCACCACCTCCATCCATGCAGGACAGTGAGGTTGCTGGACTTTTGCTGCAAACCCTACATCTCTTCTGCAGTAGAGGACATGGAGGCCATCCCTCATAGACTTTGCTATCTTCAGGCTTCAATCTCCCTTTGCCCAGTTCCTCTTTAGcctgtttgcagcccagaaagccacagCCATTTGCCTTAATGCTGACAACCCAGAATATCTCCAGATCACAAGCTGAGCCTCCAAAAATGCATGGGGTTAAAAATCATGTGCTTGAAGATTTATCATCTGGCCCCTTACATCACCCTTAAGTCACCTCCTCATATTTTTCACTGTTGGCACAAAGTCCAGAGGTAATCTGTGATTGTTGTGTGGTTTTAGGACTCCAGACATACAACAATGCCAAGGCTTGCAGGAGACATGCACATTGGCCACCTACTATCAGCACCCTCCTCAGGCTCAGCTGtttcctgtccctgcaggcaggTGTGGAGGTGCCAGGGTTGTAGGGAATGTCCAGGGCTGTGTTGGTCAGGGCCATCACAAGTCCAGGTTTgtccacccccagcaccccccctAGCAGCTAGAGTTGTGATGCCAGATAAGAATTTGGAAGTTTGCTCTGGTTATCTGCTGCCAGAGGGGTGAGGATAGTGATCAGTAGAGAAAGAGCTGAGAGGGAGTCATACTCCAGACCAGGAGACAGATGTGAGTCACAGCTGGATGGGCTAATCCCAACACAGCCCCACAAGAAGCCCCATTTGTGAGGGTACCTTTCAGTGCTATTGCTGACAAGCCCCTGTGTGTCCTGCAGGTGACAATCAGGGCATCCCACTTATGTCCAACATCAAGCTGCGTGAAGAGCAGCGCATGACCACCACCAGCCCCTGGATGTTCCCAACAAATTTGGCCTGGCCAGAGACCCATGTTTTCATCTCCACGCCCTCCTACAATTACACCTATCAGGACTACAAGCGCTTCTTCACCGATGTCAACTTGGAGGATGGCTGGTACATGTGGGAGGACATGAAGGACTTGCTGAAGGACTTGCCCCCTCCTGGAGTGGACACATATTGCCTCTACGGCACAGGCTACCCCACCGTGGAGACTTACATATATGATGAGCATTTCCCTTATGAGGACCCTGTGGACATGATCTATGGTGATGGGGATGACACTGTCAGCACACGCAGTTCAGAGTTGTGCAAGCGATGGCGTGaccagcaaaagcagaaggtGCACGTCAAGGAGCTGCAAGGCGTTGACCACCTCAACATGGTCTTCAGCAACCTGACGCTCAGCTCCATCAACGAAATACTTCTGGGGAAAGCACAGAAGCAGGATGAGCTAGTGCAGGTGAGATCCAGCCCAGAGGCCAGGAAGGTGGGGAAGACCCTACGTGGGCACAAGGTCTTTAAGGAACCcaaaaagaactgaaaggaaTGAGGGCCAGCTTCTCTCCATGCTGGTAGCCACCACAAGCTGTCATGCAGGAGGGCAAAGGACTTGGAGCTGAATTTGGAAGGTAAAGGAGCAAGATCTACAGCTCAGGTGGATGGGCTGGCACCCACTTCCACactgagtgggtttttttttgggggggaatgACAATTAATTATACTACAGAGGCTTGTCACTTCCCACTATTGGGTAGATAATTAACCGCACTGCCATTAACATCCCACTTGCGAATTACATCGGCAAAAGCCTTCATTGCTAGCAAGCCATGTTTAGGCACTTTGGAGGCTGTGGAGCACATTGGGCTGTAGACTCTGCTCACTTTGGACAGATCATCTTGCATAAGAGCAGGATCTGCCTTACCAGGGTGGTCACAGAGGTGGTATGAGGGTGTTACAGCAGGCATGGCCTtcaagagcagctctgccagccaTGGCATGCAGTCAGGTGCCCTGGGCAAGAGCGGCTCAGAATCAGCATATTGCCACAATAATAAATATGCTTTGCTTCTGAGCATGCCTGGTCCTTACCTGTTGGGTGGATGACACCAGCCAGCACTCAACACTGAGCACTCGCTGGCactccaggagctggggcttTGGGAAAAGCCATGTGCTTGCCAGTGAAGCTGGGATTGGTGATGTGAGAAGGACTGGCAGCATGACTGGGGTTGGTGACATGACCGGGGTGATGATGTGTCTTGGGCTGGTGACACAAAGAGGGTTGGTGGCACAGCCGAGTTCGGTGACAAAATGGGATGCATCTGGGCTGGGGATGCAGCTGGGATGCAGCCAGAGGCCCGGTTACAGAGTGCAGCGCCCCACGTCGCTCACGCCGCTCCGTGCCGTGCCCGGCTCTTCACCACTCCGTTCCGCTGCGCCCGGGGCGGGGCCGAACGGGCCGCAGCGCGGCGCCGAGGGGAGGGGCTCTCCGCAAGCGCTGCGCTGCTATTGGGTCTTTTTCTTCGGGCGCGGCGCCCATTGGTGGGCGGTGGCGCTTGCCCGGGGCGGTGGCGCGGGTTGTGGCGGTGCCGCGCTGGAGGCCATGGTGCTGGACCCGGCGGCGACTGCGGGGCTGGGTGACGGTGCGGCACCCACACTGTCCGCCCGCCATGGCACGCCGCTCTGCTCCTGCCCGTCCCCGCCGACACCGCCACCTGCGCTCCGCTGCCCGCGGGGAACCCGGCGTTTGTCGGAAACCGGGGCCGTGATGCGGCGGGGTGAAGGCGCGGGGATGCGCGGGGGTCTGCGCGCCGCCGCGTCCCTGCCCCATATCGCGCGGGGTCGCGGGGAGGAGGGCGGCGGGCGGCGGAGCCCCTGCCTGCTCGTAGCGCTGCGGCCGTGCAATGTGGCGGAGGAGCGGGAGCGGTTCTTCCGCGCTAGCTTCGCCTATGACCCGCAGTTCGAGTACGCCGAGCCCGTTCCCGCCGCTGTACTGGATAAGTACGCGGCCGCTTCCGATCGCTTCGTGGCTCAGGTAAGGCGGGGACGACGCCGGAAGCTGCCCGCACCCGGTGCCCGTGGGGGACGAGCGACACGCTGCTGGgcgggaggggaaggaggaggagaagggaccGGCCCCTGTTCCCCGCCTTCCTCCCGCCACGTGCTGTGAAGGTGTGGGTGCCCTTGTTGGGTGATGTCATGGGGATGGGTCATGCTGGGACCGCTCACGGCTGGTCCGTAATCCGTGTGGAGCCCGGCTGCCCGCCTTCCCTCTCGGATCTCAACGCCTCTGACATCCTGCCTGCAGCGCCCTCACTCCGTGATTTGTTGAACCCCAAAAGACAAACCTGTCTGCCGGAACCGTGGTGAACGTACCCTAATGCCGCCAGCACCACTAGCCTGGCTCGTGCTAATGGATGCACGGCGGTGGTTAGGAGCTGGTGCTCCATCAGGGGCCCCTCGCTGATGCttgatttgtgtttttatttaacaCTTGTTGCTGTAGAAAtaacagctgagaagctggagcacgTGGGTGACCACGTGGGAAACAGTCCTTATTCCGAACGTTAAGTCTGGCTTGTTCTCTGGAAGTCCTCAAAGTTGACCGATGGGGTGGCAGGCATCCTTACGGCATCACCAAATGTCAGTAATGGTAACAGTTGATGCAGACTCCACTTAAGGAGGCTGTGTTATTTTGCTTAACTGTACCTGTTGCTACACTACTGAAATAGTCCTGACAGGCTCTCTGCTACAGGTAAGCAGTAATGTATGGATGTAGGGTGCAAACAGCACTGGGAGCACACAGGCAGGAGCAATGCTAATGCTCTACCTGCACACAAGCCTTTCATAGGTGCATAGGAACTGCTCCATCCCTTCACTCTGCTTGGGGCATACCCCAGAACCAAATCGCTCCTCAGACAGGTCATCCCACCTCTGCAAGAGCATCCTTTCCACCACACAGACCCATTTTACTTGCATATGTGGGAGCAGGTGTAAAATCTCTTACCCTGAGTTCATTTTTGCACCGCAGAAGTGTTTGTTTCCACCTCCAAGTTGGAGCTTACATGTGGTTTCAAATAACAACTGCTTCACCAATTTATTTATTGTGGTTTTTTGagtatttacttatttttccattacttCCCACATATCTGCCTGAATTATGCAGATGATTAGGCTCTTTGTAGAGCCAGGTTTCTATGCACTTAGTATTATCAATGCATCTTCCCTGGGTAAACTGATGCCAGCGGTGCTGCGGCAGGGGAGATGCTCTTACCCCCCATCAAGACCTTGGtggcttttcagtgttttcttcctgcatttAAGTGCTTTTCACTCTGAGTAATACAGCAAAATGAGTTGTTTAGAGCTATTTCCCCACTTGCTTCATCTTTTTGACTTACAGTGTAGTAAAAGATGAAGTTGAATGTTCCTAATCAGTTTGAACAGTCTTATCCTGGATCCTGAAACCCTTTGCAAGAGATGTAAAGTGTTGAGTTCCTACCAGTGTTTTTCCAAGCTCTCCACTGACAGTGCAATGGAACAGTTCTCATGTAACTGTTCCTTTGCTTGTACCCTGCAGTGACCTTCCAGTCTCTTTTATTTTGGGAAACCTATTGCCTTGCCAACTATTGTCTATagactgcttttatttaaaaaaaaaactgcattAATTATGGAGCTTAAATAAATGAGACATTTTGCTAAGCCAGCATCCTTGGACAAGAGCTGTGGggacaacacaagagggacgtggagtTGTTGAGcgaatccagaggaggccacagagatgctgtgaggcctggagcagctctgctctggagccaggctgagagagctgggctggttcagcctggagaagtctccTTAgagggagaccttagagcagctccagtgcctaaaggggctacgagaaacctggagaggggctttggacaagggcctgtagggacaggacaagggggaatggctttaacctgacagaggggagactgagatgagatcttaggtagaagttcttccctgtgagggtgctgagg
Proteins encoded:
- the LCAT gene encoding phosphatidylcholine-sterol acyltransferase; this translates as MGNGSTRLVLLTLSLLLQPASQFWLFNVLFPPTTTPEAPPTNSTPPVVLVPGCLGNQLEAKLDKPDVVNWMCYRKTEDYFTIWLNLNTFLPVGVDCWIDNTRVVYNRTSRKMSNAPGVHIRVPGFGKTYSVEYLDQSKLAGYLHTLVQNLVNNGYVRDQTIRAAPYDWRVGPQEQPEYFQNLKALIEEMHDEYQRRVFLIAHSMGNLNILYFLLQQTQAWKDQYIGGFISLGAPWGGSVKPLRVLASGDNQGIPLMSNIKLREEQRMTTTSPWMFPTNLAWPETHVFISTPSYNYTYQDYKRFFTDVNLEDGWYMWEDMKDLLKDLPPPGVDTYCLYGTGYPTVETYIYDEHFPYEDPVDMIYGDGDDTVSTRSSELCKRWRDQQKQKVHVKELQGVDHLNMVFSNLTLSSINEILLGKAQKQDELVQVRSSPEARKVGKTLRGHKVFKEPKKN